Sequence from the Methanobrevibacter arboriphilus genome:
CAGTACCAAATTCAGGATCAACTTCATCATCAGCTATAACTTTAACTTTTTGTCTTGAAATAGGAACTTCAACCTCTTTTCCAATAATATCTGCATATCTATCATCATCAGGGCTAACAACAACAGCTACACAAGCAGACATAAGTTCAGGGCGAGTTGTAGCTATTAAAACTCCATCATTTTTTGAATCAGATTTTTCATTAGTAGAAGGAAAATTAACATAATTTAAAAAAGTATCATTACTACTATATTCAACTTCAGCAAAAGCTATAGCTGTTTCACAGCGAGGACACCAATTAACAGGATGAATACCTTGATATATTAAACCTTTTTCATACATTTGAAGAAAAGAAGTTTGAGTTTTTCTCATATACTCATGAGTCATAGTAATATATTCTCTTGACCAATCTTGAGAAAATCCTATAGACTTCATCTGATTTTTCATAAGAGTTATATTTTCTTTTGTAAGATCTACACACATATTACGAAATTCTGCTCTTGAAACATCATTTTTCTTAATATTATTGTTTTCTTCAACTTTAACTTCAGTTGGAAGACCATGACAATCCCAACCTTGAGGGAATAAAACATCAAAACCTTTTAAACGTTTATATCTTGCATTTATATCAATATAAACCCAATTTAATACATGACCCATATGAATAGAACCAGTTGGGTAAGGAGGAGGAGTATCAATTATATACCTTGGTTTTGTTCCATCACCAATGAATTTATAAATTTGATCATCATCCCATTTTTTTTGCCATTCTTTTTCTTTTTTATGATCATAATCTTTAGGAATGTTGTCTATTGTCATGTATCTTCTCCATATTATGTATTTCTATAAATGTATCAATTTCTACAATTGTATCAATTTCTATAATTATATTAATTTCTATAATTATATTATTTCTATAACTGTATTATTTGATAAGTATTTAAGAATAATTTAATAAAATTTACAATTCGATGAATAGTAATATTAACTATTTTTTAACTAACTTTAACTAACTTTTAAGTAATTTTTAAATATTTTTAAAATATTAATATTATATTTTAATATTTGATTTAATATATTTTATACTTTATAACTAATTACCATATTAAATAATATCATAATAATATAAATAGTATAATTATGGAAAAATATTTTAATTAATAAATGAATAACTATAATTATTATGAATAATATAGATAAGGAGTCTAATATAGTTTTATTTTAATTCCTAATAATATAAAAATATATATAAAAATAATATGGAATTATAAATAATTTCATTAAGCTTATTCAAATTGTATAAATCAAATTAAGTAAATTAAATATAATTATAAATAATCAAATATTATTATAGATAACTGATGGTGAAAGAATGGAATTATTATGGTTCTATATAGCTATTGTATTAGCTATAAGCGATGAATTGCACAGTATAATCATGTGGAATTTCCTTCACGATTTTTACATAATATTCGGAGGCCTTGTTCAGGAAATGGTTTATTCTAATTTCCAAGCATGGTTAGTTCATGAAGGATTAGAAGCTGTATTTCATTTTTTTGTATTATCAATAGTCTTTTTCTCAGTTGAAATCGGTTTTTTAGGTGGATTAATCCACTTTGTTATTGATGTTATTCATTCTTTAACTATAAAACATATGACTCATCTCGAACATCGATCATTACACTTTGTTTTTGAGTCTCTATTCTTTATATGTATCTTTGGATTTTAAATTCAATTCAATATAATTTTTATAATAAATTTATAATAAATATTTTTTATAATAAACGTTTTTATAATAAAATTAAATATTCATTATAGAATGTTTTAAACATCATTTTTCAAAAAAATAAAAAATACTGAAAAAATAAAAAATGCTAAAAATACTAAAAATAATAGAAAATAGTAAAAAATACAAAAAATGAAAAAAACAACATATATTAAAAATTAGCATACTTTATTTAAAATACTTTATAATAAATAATTAAAATTAAAATACAATTATAATAATTAAACTAAATATATATTAAAATATTTCAGAAAATATTTCAGGAGATAATTAATGCCAGTAATTACATTTGAATATCAAGATTTAAAAGAGCTTGGAATTAACATTGAAAATAATAAGCTAATTGATATTTTACCTATGCTTGGAAGCGATATAGAAGACTTCGATGATGAGACAATTAAAGTTGAATTTTTTCCAAATCGTCCAGATCAGTTATCAGTAGAAGGAGTTTCTCGTAGCTTAAAAGGTTTCATATCACAAGAAATAGGCCTTCCTAAATATAAAGTCTCACCTTCTGGAGAAAAAGTATTTGTAGATAAAGAAATAGAAAATATTCGACCATATATAGCTTTCGCATTAATTAAAGATATTAAATTTAATGGAGAGAAGCTAAAACAAATAATGGACTTTCAAGAAAATTTACACTGGGTTATTGGAAGAGACAGAAAAAAAGTAGCTATTGGTATTCATAATTTAGATGTTATTAATGGAGATTATAAATATATTGCAAGTTCTCCAAATGAAAATAGTTTTGTTCCATTAGATCATTTAAATGAATTAACTCCAAAGGAAATATTAGGTGAACATGAAAAAGGTTCGAAATATGCAAAGTTAATATCAGGATTCGATAAGTATCCTATTATTCTTGATAAAAATGATAAAGTATTATCCATGCCACCAATTATAAATGGAGAATTAACAAAACTTACAGAAGATACAAAAAATATACTTGTAGATGTGACTGGAACTGATGAAAAAGCAGTTCAACAGACATTAAATATTATTTGTAGTTCATTTGGAGAAGTTGGAGGAGAAATAGAAAGTTTAGATATTGTTTACCAAGACAAAACAATTACAACTCCTGATTTAAGCCCAAAAACTAGAAAAGTGAGAGTCGATTTGTGTAATGAACTTATTGGAGGAGTAAATCTTAATGCAGAAGATGTAGCTAATTTGTTGCTTAAAGCAAGGATGGATACAAAAATTACAAATAATAATGAAGTTCAAGTAGAAATTCCTTCATACAGAATAGACATCCTTCATGAAGTTGACATAGTTGAAAATGTAGCTATCCAATACTGCATAAATAAAATTAATGCAGAGCTTCCAAATATTTCAACAATAGCTTATGAAGATAACTGGTTTAAAAGTGAAAAAACCATTCGTGAAATTATGATTGGCCTTGGTTTCCAAGAAATAATGAGTTTAATGTTAACAAGCGAAGAAAATCATTATGAAAAAATGAAACAAATAGAAGATAACCATGTACAAGTATCTAAGCCAATTACAATTGATAGAACAATGATTAGAAAAAGTTTAATAAATAGTCTCATGGAGTTTTTAGAGGATAATAAACATGAAGATCTCCCACAAAAAATATTTGAAATAGGAGACACATTATATATTGATGAATCAAAAGAAACAAATGTCAAAACTGTGAAAAAACTAGCAGGAGCTATTTGCCATTCTACAGCTAATTTTACTGAAATTAAATCAACAATAGCAAGTCTTTTATCTAATTTAGGATATGAAATGGAAGTTTCATCATCAAATAATCCTACTTTCATTAAAGGAAGAGTAGCTAGTATTAAAGGAACTAGTAAAAACAGTACTATTTCTGGTTTCTTTGGAGAAATATCTCCTGAAGTAATTAGTAATTTCGAGCTAGAATATCCAGTGATAGCATTTGAAATAGGATTTTTATAGATAATTTCATTAAAATTATTAAATTAAAAATAAATTCTT
This genomic interval carries:
- the pheT gene encoding phenylalanine--tRNA ligase subunit beta yields the protein MPVITFEYQDLKELGINIENNKLIDILPMLGSDIEDFDDETIKVEFFPNRPDQLSVEGVSRSLKGFISQEIGLPKYKVSPSGEKVFVDKEIENIRPYIAFALIKDIKFNGEKLKQIMDFQENLHWVIGRDRKKVAIGIHNLDVINGDYKYIASSPNENSFVPLDHLNELTPKEILGEHEKGSKYAKLISGFDKYPIILDKNDKVLSMPPIINGELTKLTEDTKNILVDVTGTDEKAVQQTLNIICSSFGEVGGEIESLDIVYQDKTITTPDLSPKTRKVRVDLCNELIGGVNLNAEDVANLLLKARMDTKITNNNEVQVEIPSYRIDILHEVDIVENVAIQYCINKINAELPNISTIAYEDNWFKSEKTIREIMIGLGFQEIMSLMLTSEENHYEKMKQIEDNHVQVSKPITIDRTMIRKSLINSLMEFLEDNKHEDLPQKIFEIGDTLYIDESKETNVKTVKKLAGAICHSTANFTEIKSTIASLLSNLGYEMEVSSSNNPTFIKGRVASIKGTSKNSTISGFFGEISPEVISNFELEYPVIAFEIGFL